In the Dehalococcoidia bacterium genome, one interval contains:
- a CDS encoding winged helix-turn-helix transcriptional regulator has translation MQSTRQQIISHLQRLGRATVRELGQLLGLTPTGIRQHLTMLERDGLVVAREERGRVGRPTLVYFLTEKAEELFPKLYDELALALLQEVQAIQGKEGLHRLLRRVAARLVIPHLDRVEGRPLRERVKETVRLMEEQGCLAEWRQEGDVFYIDEFTCPFSRVARQEPAVCVLHVETVKMMVGADTRLTQSLLRGQRACTYRVRPS, from the coding sequence ATGCAGTCCACGCGCCAGCAGATCATCAGCCACCTGCAGCGACTGGGGCGGGCCACGGTGCGGGAGCTGGGACAGCTCCTAGGCCTCACCCCCACGGGCATCCGGCAGCATCTGACCATGCTGGAGAGAGACGGCCTGGTGGTGGCCCGAGAGGAGCGGGGCCGTGTTGGCCGCCCTACCCTAGTATACTTCCTCACGGAGAAGGCCGAGGAGCTGTTCCCTAAGCTCTACGATGAGTTAGCCCTGGCCCTGCTACAGGAGGTGCAAGCCATCCAGGGCAAGGAGGGGCTACATAGGCTCCTGCGGCGGGTGGCTGCTCGCCTGGTCATCCCTCATTTGGACAGGGTAGAGGGGCGCCCCCTGCGGGAGAGGGTTAAGGAGACGGTGAGGTTAATGGAGGAGCAGGGCTGCCTGGCCGAGTGGCGTCAGGAGGGCGATGTCTTCTACATCGATGAGTTTACATGCCCCTTCAGCAGGGTGGCGCGGCAGGAGCCCGCTGTCTGCGTCCTGCATGTGGAGACGGTGAAGATGATGGTGGGGGCGGACACCCGCCTTACCCAGAGCCTGCTACGGGGCCAGCGGGCCTGCACCTATCGTGTGCGTCCTTCGTGA